In one Asterias amurensis chromosome 9, ASM3211899v1 genomic region, the following are encoded:
- the LOC139941467 gene encoding uncharacterized protein, with protein MDTSIISPDPATKEEVTPQYDSSEEWEIGLGNLIIDLDADLEKDRQDVPSADSSPMRIGKMKIKRKVSSSKGDTAAASPRKDQAANNIDESILPTATTTVPVHQASPERPVLKQDVVAKSRMVVQHKKDLNLKQDKTFINPTGNNASKGPVIVSLTSATTPTTLNTPNPTVLLNTSIASSTSATPLPPPLQQQPKHAENQNHSIAHSVAIAGNPMKMLTINAVKLPEIKDSDKKPSKMESRGAEEEVKVKEEVNVVVNKKKEEKEVKVETNSKKEGSHSGGAKKHGGKKGKNEKATTHSVAVDTCDMSTLTDPDCLGPCEPGTSVNLEGIVWHETDQGVLVVNVTWRNKTYVGTLLDCTKHDWAPPRFCDSPTSDMENRNAKTPGRPKRGRSSSSTTNSDLSNFTETRSSIHSKLRNSTTIKGRRGSGASNGSRTPPNAIDRNQGKRKIRPTDIDLSSGEDSNKAAKRMKTARNTPTPNSSEGATSPVFIECPEPNCNKKYKHINGLRYHQTHAHQDNPRPEAITPDESDNPESTKAVTDEVPDLSLSKEEKTQMSSELPQGALPSTPCPPKVAASTADKSKDTKTSPSTLTTPTEKREDSLPPCSPTGSTSTDSSCKDSITKDSTVKGKVDVARSPKGGQHKIPAEKSSPSKLLHGVNKSKDSVSAVKTKTDSHSNDKSNNKHKKAVTSLAATSNQKDMSVFDFNSTAEADDHSKKMNANIAEKPTGVSVIRSNPEQITIKTEPLSPPAVGVPKTPDMLKMPTTPQHSDDAQKHSKSKEKEKAKGGSEKKKSKQDKTVQKPKSARPIAPAPPHPQPPQLIAIPAIVATSSTTTPTPLTIPSVTTKPTGSSPSTGLALKPIQPKPSVADNSTVNTSIANLKDKKSKPKKKSKTDKEKHTSGTTPKEGTKVDSKDNSKPKEAKPKDSPPTSRPDQLTEASIAAALLENNILKQALTASGIGPEDAGRNSPYVAGSSSDNQAKGTDQPPKETPKELHSLIPSRLMANPTMPEMPKLIPTSSILNSANRPPHHGPMQPQQQQQPPPPPPTKPIIPSSPEAMKTEFQGLPPTTQTKSNTLPSEHPVPTLTVPQSTEDGRAGSPAYSDISDANDDPPIVAAKPREDRDPYAFHDTPISRAQQANKPVPEDLRRVEREQLAVPMFSPLTEVARERGVSNESLAKSLDTMRSTPTQSIKLETTREPIKEGPEAKKARKDTPSPSTDSSYRPQAPPGAVFGGQYSFVPGYVAMDPSYHQRLISTDPHYRQQHEQFMGEQRKRAEAERIEREKREQETSKDKPAESSEPRPIPKIKTEPVTPTKRDPICESKGMRPEKDHHHLKRKGEVSAEAIRGKQLDFNKPGSESPDLNAANGASKSTEGRTLQEQQREEMRLYSLYDTKQRELQRQEEEQRKVKEQEGRHRSESSESRKENRRTPDHEHSRRASVSPRRDASKEQGSSATSSKVPTDEKKHRESPLGKSQSPHDKSRGPGPPSRRVLETYPAYLHQQGFVHTAFGPMPFDPNHPAYQAVNPMVAYPTYIPHELHYPPPAGPRVISPIWKSSEERGRYELERESRPTSPPSSSSSKSRDSSRERPTKALDVLQQHANQYFSSHKNERPTRSPEPERERRPSTSPHRAASPAGRKTPATPTTRAESPRYDATRRHGPPFPPGHLLHQHMHTHQHTHLGMGYPVLQPYDHFVLASHQQAAAAAAASGVNPYAVRRE; from the exons ATGGACACTAGCATCATCAGCCCCGACCCAGCAACCAAAGAGGAGGTTACACCACAGTACGATAGCAGTGAAGAATGGGAGATTGGGCTTGGCAACCTGATCATTGACCTGGACGCTGACCTAGAGAAGGACCGGCAGGATGTCCCTTCAGCAGACTCCAGTCCAATGAGAATTGGCAAGATGAAAATTAAACGCAAAGTCAGTAGCTCTAAGGGTGATACGGCCGCCGCGTCACCCCGTAAAGATCAAGCTGCGAACAACATCGATGAATCTATCCTTCCAACGGCCACGACGACAGTGCCAGTGCACCAAGCATCACCTGAGAGACCCGTATTAAAACAGGACGTAGTTGCTAAATCACGAATGGTGGTCCAACATAAGAAAGACTTGAACCTCAAACAAGATAAGACATTTATAAACCCAACAGGGAACAATGCTTCCAAAGGGCCTGTTATAGTGTCCCTGACGTCAGCGACAACGCCAACAACGTTGAATACACCTAACCCCACCGTTCTATTAAACACTTCCATCGCCTCTTCCACATCGGCCACACCTCTTCCTCCGCCATTACAGCAGCAACCAAAACATGCAGAGAACCAAAATCATAGTATCGCACACAGCGTGGCCATTGCTGGCAATCCTATGAAGATGTTGACCATCAACGCTGTCAAACTCCCCGAGATCAAGGACTCTGACAAGAAACCAAGTAAAATGGAGAGTCGAGGAGCGGAAGAGGAGGTGAAAGTGAAAGAGGAAGTGAACGTCGTCGTGAACAAGAAGAAGGAAGAGAAAGAGGTCAAAGTGGAGACAAATAGTAAGAAGGAAGGATCGCACAGTGGTGGAGCAAAGAAACATGGAGGGAAGAAAGGCAAAAACGAGAAG GCGACCACTCACTCTGTTGCCGTAGACACCTGTGACATGTCCACACTCACTGACCCTGATTGTCTAGGGCCTTGTGAACCAGGAACTTCAGTCAACCTGGAGGGCATTGTGTGGCATGAAACTGACCAGG GTGTGCTTGTGGTGAATGTTACTTGGAGAAACAAGACCTATGTTGGGACACTACTTGACTGCACAAAGCATGACTGGGCACCACCAAG GTTCTGCGATTCACCCACCAGCGATATGGAAAATAGGAACGCAAAAACACCAGGGAGACCCAAGCGAGGGCGTAGCAGCTCTTCCACAACAAATAGTGACCTCAGCAACTTCACAGAGACACGTTCTTCCATTCACAGTAAACTTCGCAACTCTACCACAATCAAAGGGCGACGGGGCAGCGGTGCATCCAATGGCAGTCGCACGCCCCCGAACGCCATCGATCGGAACCAGGGTAAACGGAAAATCCGCCCCACGGACATTGACTTGAGCTCCGGGGAAGATAGTAATAAAGCGGCCAAGAGGATGAAAACGGCCAGGAATACACCGACACCAAATTCATCTGAGGGTGCAACTTCACCGGTTTTTATTGAGTGCCCAGAACCAAACTgcaataaaaagtacaaacataTAAATGGATTAAGATACCACCAGACACATGCCCACCAAGATAATCCGAGACCGGAAGCGATAACTCCGGATGAGTCAGACAATCCAGAATCAACCAAAGCTGTGACTGACGAAGTCCCTGATTTGAGCCTCTCCAAGGAAGAGAAGACTCAAATGTCTTCAGAGCTTCCTCAAGGAGCTTTACCTAGTACTCCCTGTCCACCCAAGGTGGCGGCCAGTACGGCGGACAAATCCAAAGACACCAAAACATCTCCCTCGACGTTGACGACCCCAACTGAGAAGAGGGAAGATAGTTTACCGCCTTGTTCACCGACAGGAAGTACATCAACTGACTCATCGTGCAAAGACTCTATTACTAAAGACAGCACTGTCAAAGGAAAAGTGGATGTAGCCCGTAGCCCTAAAGGTGGGCAGCATAAAATTCCAGCCGAAAAGTCAAGTCCAAGTAAGCTCCTTCATGGTGTAAACAAAAGCAAAGACTCTGTTAGTGCCGTCAAAACAAAGACTGATTCTCACTCAAACGATAAGTCGAACAACAAGCACAAGAAAGCAGTTACGAGTCTAGCTGCGACTAGCAATCAAAAGGATATGTCAGTGTTTGATTTTAACTCTACGGCTGAAGCTGATGATCATTCTAAAAAGATGAATGCAAACATTGCTGAGAAACCAACTGGTGTGAGTGTTATACGATCTAATCCAGAGCAAATTACGATCAAGACTGAGCCTCTCAGTCCACCAGCTGTGGGGGTTCCTAAAACTCCAGATATGCTTAAGATGCCCACGACGCCTCAGCATAGTGACGATGCGCAAAAACATTCTAAGAGTAAAGAAAAGGAGAAGGCAAAAGGAGGCTCGGAAAAGAAAAAGTCAAAACAGGACAAAACGGTCCAGAAGCCCAAATCGGCCCGGCCGATTGCCCCTGCTCCGCCCCATCCCcaaccaccacaactcattgCAATACCAGCCATTGTCGCCACAAGCAGTACAACAACTCCAACGCCTTTGACGATACCGTCAGTGACAACCAAACCTACAGGGTCATCACCTAGTACTGGCCTAGCACTCAAACCAATCCAACCAAAGCCTTCCGTGGCAGACAACTCCACTGTGAATACATCCATAGCGAATCTTAAAGATAAGAAATCCAAACCGAAGAAAAAATCAAAGACTGATAAAGAGAAACATACATCAGGTACTACCCCAAAGGAAGGGACCAAAGTAGACTCTAAAGATAACAGTAAACCAAAAGAGGCAAAGCCAAAGGATTCTCCGCCAACCAGTCGGCCAGATCAACTCACTGAAGCATCGATAGCAGCCGCGTTGTTAGAGAATAACATTCTCAAACAGGCTCTTACAGCATCGGGTATTGGTCCAGAGGATGCTGGTAGGAACTCTCCATATGTTGCTGGGAGTAGTTCGGACAATCAGGCCAAAGGGACTGACCAACCACCCAAAGAGACCCCAAAGGAGCTTCATTCACTAATCCCTAGCAGGCTGATGGCTAATCCCACCATGCCAGAAATGCCAAAGCTTATCCCTACGAGTAGTATATTGAACTCAGCCAATAGACCACCACACCATGGACCAATGCAGCctcagcaacaacagcaaccacCACCTCCCCCTCCCACAAAACCAATCATCCCATCCTCCCCAGAGGCCATGAAAACTGAGTTTCAAGGACTCCCACCAACTACCCAAACCAAGTCCAACACCTTGCCCTCAGAACACCCTGTGCCGACCTTGACTGTGCCACAAAGTACCGAGGACGGTCGAGCAGGAAGTCCAGCCTACTCTGATATCTCAGATGCAAACGACGATCCCCCGATTGTCGCAGCTAAACCAAGAGAGGACAGAGATCCTTATGCTTTTCACGACACTCCGATATCCAGAGCGCAGCAGGCTAACAAGCCAGTCCCAGAAGATCTACGTAGGGTTGAGCGAGAACAACTAGCTGTACCGATGTTCTCACCACTAACGGAGGTAGCGCGAGAACGCGGTGTTAGCAATGAATCATTGGCAAAGTCACTAGACACGATGAGATCAACTCCTACTCAATCAATTAAATTAGAGACTACTCGCGAACCCATCAAGGAAGGACCTGAAGCTAAGAAGGCAAGGAAAGACACTCCGAGTCCATCAACTGACTCAAGCTACAGGCCTCAAGCTCCACCAGGAGCTGTGTTTGGAGGACAGTATTCCTTTGTACCTGGATATGTAGCAATGGACCCTTCTTATCACCAAAGACTAATATCCACTGATCCCCATTATAGACAACAACATGAGCAGTTCATGGGTGAGCAACGCAAACGTGCTGAGGCAGAAAGGATAGAACGAGAGAAACGGGAACAGGAGACGAGCAAAGACAAACCTGCTGAGAGCTCTGAACCCAGACCAATCCCAAAGATCAAAACAGAACCAGTGACCCCCACTAAAAGGGACCCTATATGTGAATCAAAGGGAATGAGACCTGAAAAGGATCATCACCATCTCAAGAGAAAGGGGGAGGTTTCTGCTGAAGCAATTCGTGGTAAACAATTAGACTTTAATAAACCAGGATCTGAGAGTCCTGACTTGAATGCCGCAAATGGTGCCTCAAAAAGTACAGAGGGACGGACCCTACAGGAACAGCAGAGGGAAGAGATGAGGTTGTACTCCTTGTATGATACTAAACAGAGGGAGTTGCAAAGGCAGGAAGAAGAGCAACGGAAAGTCAAAGAGCAAGAGGGGAGGCATAGGTCAGAGTCTAGTGAGTCGCGGAAAGAGAATCGACGAACGCCTGATCATGAGCATTCCAGGAGAGCAAGTGTTTCTCCACGACGTGACGCCTCTAAGGAGCAAGGTTCTTCTGCAACATCTTCGAAAGTACCCACTGATGAGAAGAAGCATAGAGAATCTCCACTTGGTAAGAGTCAGTCTCCTCATGATAAGTCTAGGGGTCCTGGCCCTCCTTCTAGAAGAGTACTTGAGACCTACCCAGCTTACCTTCATCAGCAGGGGTTTGTCCACACAGCCTTTGGACCAATGCCATTTGATCCCAACCACCCAGCCTATCAGGCTGTGAATCCAATGGTGGCATACCCTACTTATATCCCACATGAGTTACACTACCCACCGCCTGCTGGCCCTCGTGTTATCAGCCCCATTTGGAAGTCATCTGAAGAACGGGGTCGTTATGAACTTGAACGTGAGTCCAGGCCAACGTCTCCTCCTTCAAGCTCTAGTAGTAAAAGCCGAGACTCCTCGCGAGAGCGACCAACCAAAGCCCTAGACGTTCTACAACAGCACGCAAACCAGTATTTCAGCTCGCACAAAAATGAGCGACCAACAAGATCACCAGAACCTGAGAGGGAACGGAGACCGTCGACATCTCCGCATCGAGCAGCTTCTCCAGCTGGGAGGAAGACCCCAGCAACACCCACGACGAGAGCCGAGTCTCCACGGTATGATGCGACAAGGAGACACGGACCACCTTTTCCACCTGGTCATCTACTacatcaacatatgcacacacacCAGCATACACACCTAGGCATGGGATATCCAGTATTACAGCCCTATGATCACTTCG TTCTTGCAAGTCACCAGCAAGCAGCAGCAGCTGCAGCAGCGTCGGGTGTGAATCCTTACGCAGTAAGAAG GGAATAA